One Carya illinoinensis cultivar Pawnee chromosome 5, C.illinoinensisPawnee_v1, whole genome shotgun sequence genomic window, TGAAACACACCATACACTGTACAATGGATCAAACCATGCGTTCGACTTTTTTCCACATTTTTTCCCCGTCTTGCATGTTTCGCTGCACAGACGTCGCTGGGTCGCTGGCTTCTTTGAACCACCTCAGAAAATTCCATTTCATGTCACCTACTGAAATTGTCACACAGATGCACGTACGTACATTGCTTTTAGGATGTGCCAAACACCCTCgagtccctctctctctctctttctctctatatATAGCGGCCTCTTTGATGCACTCTCAAACTGGAATACTCGGTATaccctcatatatatatactgagaTAAATATTGGAGGATCGGAGCTAGCTTGATACTTCAAACAAAACTTCGAAACAAATTAGTCATGCAGTACTCTCAACTTTCAACACGCATTTGCGTACCTTATGCAGTTTCATTACAGCCTAAAACAACTTGGAACAGGTATTCATGTTAAAAACCTTGAAAAAAGTCCACAAATGCAGGGTGTTGTTTGTTTGAAGTTTTTTTACGCATGGTACTGATCATTTATCTCTTTTCATGTTTTCTGGTTGGTTTTCACAGTCCAAAGTTCAACAATGAGAAGAGCGTTGGTAAGTTACTGCCATGCATCTGCTTAAAGCTTTGGGAATGAGTCCTATACTTCAGAAATACATGATCGATCTATATATCATTACGTAAAGATAACAGAACTTTGCAAACTATTATAAACAGGTCATTGCACAAGAGTCCCACGCAATGTTAATATGGAGAAACTGCAGAGTGGATATTTGTTTCCAGAGGTATGCCAGTCGCTTGATCTGAAGTCTTCCATGGCagtaatgttttctttttggtatTTTGTTACTTTTATCGTTGTGCAATAATCTTTGTCATGCTGATGTCTGAAGAAATGTAGTTTTgttaccatttttttcatttgtgaATCCTTCTTTCAAGTTTGCTTCGGGAGTCAGATAgccaatattaatattactctgatctatatattaattgtgATTCGTTTGCCTTTGATCTTTTTATAACACAAGCAGATATGCATGCGTGAGTTTGAACACTCTCAGAAATATCCACAAGCAGGCTTAATAAGACTTGGCGTTGGAGATACTACAGAGCCTATACCAGATATCATAACTTCTGCTATGGCTGAGGTACGGTAGATTTACATGATATGCtcttcattgttttcttttcttttctctttccatTGTTTTCTCGTATCTTGCCCAAGCAAGATTTAAGATTTAGATCAATACTTTCATCATCACACCCGGCCCCATGCTTTTGTCCAGTACCGAGCCAAGGCCAATCTGTAACAACTTCGAGGACAGAAATCGTGACTTTATATATGGCCTCTAGTCAGAGAGAATAGTAAACAGTGACCTTGATTTCACGAGCAATTATTTAAACTAGTCTACACACGACACGACCGACAAATATTATCAACctattataagatattttgccatgaaaaattaatatttacacAAACAATTTTAACGtcttaaaactcaaaagttGGCTCAAGCTGTAAAAATTTTAGACTTGGAGGTATGCTTTTTTAGGTCTAaggtttaaatttctttttatgtaaataatttctaaggGCTATCGGAAtattgaggatttttttttttaaattacttgaGATGCACTTACATAAACTCCTTACTGatcgagggcctgtgcaccctcaTGATTAGTTAGGACGTTGTTCCTGGACATCCAACgtcaataaaaaaagaaaaaattgacgTCTTAACATATTATGATAACGCTGATAAGATGAAAGTATGATAATTCGACCATTCATCCAAGCTGGTGTGTGTAATTAACGGTGCTTCAATTAACTTGCCACAATGATTCTTACCTCTACATTCTTTTCccagttttttattttcattttatgtattttagctGCCATGTCTATTTGTTTTAAACCTAACAGATATGCATGCAGGATTTAATGATTGATCATTCCCTAATTTATCTCGGTGGTTGATGAAGATGATCAAAATGCTATATTTGCAGTACTTTGTGTCTGAAAGTTTCTGGAAAGGCCTTTGGAATATTCCTTAGGAAAAGGAAAACTATTGTGccgttttcttctgttttgcaGCATGCACATGCTCTATCAACGGTTCAAGGTTATAGAGGGTATGGAGCTGAGCAAGGCAACATGGTATGTATCATGACTTTGCAAATTTCCAAATTATGAGAAGTATCAACACATTAAACCCTTTAATGACCAAATATTGAAAACCAACAAACCTACAAATTTTGAGGTCTCGTTTGTTTTCgtagataagatgagttgagataaaaattaaaagttgaataaaataatattataatatatattttaatgttatttttatttttaaatttgaaaaagttgaattgtttattttattttgtattaaaaattgaaaaattgtaatgatgagatgatatgaaaatggttgtgaaaacaaacaaggccgttaaaatttatgaaaaatgggttttttttttttaaatatacagtTTGGTAATATTATGtgtccttttttattatttaaggtataaattacaaaaaaccTTGATAATTTATATCCTAAATTATTGaaggttaaaaaaaatcaaggatGATTGAAGCCACTCCCTGTTGTTAAAGTATTGTTATTTACAAAGCAACGATCTTTTAcaccacaatatatatatatatatatatatatagcaatagCAGGTTCCTAGAATAACAATCCTGGACTGAATTCCTATAATAATTCATATGCCTGTGTTGGGCTCCCAAAACATAAACATGTTTTGTCTCCTGTCTCCTATCCTCCAACTTGTCCGCTTGCTGTTGTATTTAAACGCATGCAACTCTGACTTGTTTGAGGACAATTTACCTACTAAAATTGGAAGAACCTGTTATGTTGTTTGTCTTGTTTCATCGtctaattaattttgtttttgtaatcCAATATTGAGTAATTGTTAAGAACGAGAATCCATTTGAAAAACACGCTGATGCCTAGCCCCAAGAAAGTCTAAAGTTATAAAGCTCAGATTTGAAGTATATTGTTGTACATCGGATTAAAGACTAAATATTTTCAGGCCTTTGCTTTAAAATTCTTGTCAATTAAGTACTTGCTGTGTGGTTCACTTCTGATTTTTCCTACTCATATCCGCCTGCTGAAAGTAATTTTCTTGCTGCAGGCACTAAGAAAGGCTATTGCAGAAACATTTTACAGAGATGTGGGTGTAAAAGCCGATGAAGTTTTTGTATCAGATGGTGCACAATGTGACATTTCCCGCCTCCAGGtaagaaaaaaatgagtttaCATGGGTAGAAGATATCATTCTGATCAATTAAAGGACCAATTTCTATTGCTTGATAATGATAACTATGTTTCCTTGGTTCTTTTCTCGACAGATGCTTATGGGGCCGAATGTGTCAGTGGCTGTACAggatccatcttttccggtaaTTCTTCCCCTTTTTGATATCAAACATCAAATTAGAGTTTGAATGATCCTCAAAGATTATGCTGCAAAAAATACTTCCAGCGGCGACTTAAGTCGCCTTTACCCAAGAACTTTCACCTTAAGAGTTAAAAGTCAACTCTTAACGAAACAGCAGAACACATAATTGAGAAAATATGAAGCTTTGAGTTATAAGGGAACAGCTTTCTCTTTGATAGAAGCATTCTTCTTTAAACAATGACGGGAAGTCCCCGGTTCGGATGAACCAAATAGCCAAGAGAGCCATGAACTAGAATAGATTCATGATCTGCATTTTGATAGCAACTGAAATTTGACAACCATCATGACAGATGGTATTTTGGGCCACCATATTAATGGGTGCTCTGCTTGGAACAGGGGTATATAGATTCCAGTGTTATTGTTGGTCAGTCTGGCATGTTCCAAGACGAAAACGGGAAGTATGAGAATATTGTGTACATGAAGTGCGGGCGCGAGAATAATTTTTTCCCAGACTTGTCAAATACTTCAAGGActgatatcattttcttctgcTCTCCAAACAACCCGACTGGTTATGCTGCATCACGGCAGCAATTAAAGCAGCTTGTGGAGTTTGCTAAGGCAAATGGATCCATAATTGTTTATGACTCTGCCTATGCTACTTATATATCAGATGAAAGCCCCAGATCAATCTTTGAAATTCCAGGAGCCAAAGAGGTTTGTCACTTGCATCATTCATCTTATGTTTTGATAAGAACTATTCTTGTTGCCGAAGTTAGAATAGACATTTTCTCCAATTTTCTGGTCAAATTGGATGGTCAGAATAGACACACTATGTGGGTCTTATAACAATTGATTGTCTATCTTTTTCCACGTTAGACTATCCAATTTGATTAAGACATTAGAGAATATTACAATTTCCGAATTTAAAATGAACTTCTAGTGTTTAACATCAATGAATGATGACAATCTGGGACTTTCGTTCCCCAATATAGGTTGCCATTGAAGTTTCGTCCTTCTCCAAGTTTGCCGGTTTCACAGGCGTTCGCCTTGGTTGGACAGTCGTCCCTGAGGAGCTTTTGTACTTGAATGGATTTCCTGTCATTAAGGATTATAATCGCATTGTGTGCACCTGTTTCAATGGCGCATCAAGTGTTGTTCAAGCTGGGGGACTAGCCTGCCTTTCCAAAGATGGTTACAGGGTTGGTTGTTTTCCACAATTTCCGTTGAAATCTTTTGTTAGAATTATGAATACATTTGGCATTTTTTATCAACTAGGGTAATTTATTTATCATGAAATCAATCCTAATTCTGTCTGTCTCCAATTTAAAGTTTAAATTCCATGTTGAATCTCACTGATTAAACAGAGTCGAATCTATAACAAGGgaagttttaaaataatgattaaCTTTGGAGAAATGTTGAATCTAGACAAtccatttttgttttgggtttaaaCTTTGGAGAAATGTTGTTCTCCATCCTATATTTTGTCATCTACAGTCACACATGTCGATGTAACACATTTTATGTAGTTGTCTACATCAACAAGCGTGACAACGTTTCTCTAAACATTTTGGGATAACTGGTAAGTTATTTTCGCTAGTTCTTAACTTATATGATTTCAGATCATGATAAGAGTACTAGAAGTCGGGTTCAGTTTGACATATGGgatttgttttagcatttttaccAACTCTGGTAATTAAAGCTGCTTCACTTGACTAAAATGAAAGTCTTTAGGAAGTCGGTTGTCCAACCAGGAACATTACTACAAAGAAGTTGATTTTTGGAATAAAAACTTACAtagtttcctttttttaatttttgttttaatttttgtttcaggCCTTAATTGCTGTGGTTGATTACTACATGGGCAATGCAGGCATAATTGCTGATGCATTTACATCACTAGGGCGAAAGGTGTATGGAGGCAAAAATGCACCTTATTTGTGGGTACATTTTCCGGGAATGAGTTCTTGGGACATTTTCAGCGAGATTCTTGAGAAAACACACATAGTGACAGTGCCAGGCAGAGGATTTGGTCCCGGTGGTGAAGAATACATTAGAGTCAGTGCATTTGGCCAGAGAGAACGTATATTGGAAGCTTCAAGGAGGCTCAAAAATCTTTACAAATAAAGGCATTTCACCATGCCTTTTTTATCACTAGAATCAAAATAGTGAAGTGTTATCCAGTTCAAATTATATTGCTatctttttcttcataaaaACGCCTATAGCCAGAGTGCTTTGAACAGAAGTATCTTCCAGCTGGACTCTACTGCATGGTGCAGTGTATGGTTGGGAAATGATCTCTGCTGTCAATTATTGGGTGTTTTAAATGCCATATACTAGCTTGAGAACTGGCCCTAATGTTGTAGAATACAGATATAAATATAAGCTTCAGTAGCACTTACCTGGAACCTGGAAGGATTTTCTGCTCATGTTGATATGGTATCCTTTACCTCACCTGAGATTTTATTGGTACTGAATTTGGTTTCTTTTTCATGGCTCTGTTCTTTTTTTCCCCTGCTTATTTTGGGGAACTCTTTAGTTTTGTCAGCCCATTCATAACTGGGGTTGGATTGATATCCTCATGAACCCAACTGGTTATAGCCCAGTTTtcaatccaaaaacttagaataatgattgaaaaaggttaCTTTTCTTTATGATCCAAGAATTTAATAATGTCAAGACAAGACAGCAAGATAAAAAACGGTAGAAAGAGTggcatatagttatttttaaaaaatactggttattattaattataagatAAACTATGATAAGACAGCACCTAACAAAATTAATAGGGCATCGCCTATTGATCCGTTTAGAGagcttttgaatttttctttaaaaaaaaaaacaaataattcaatcaAGTGGGCACCCAACAAAACGCCCACTTGAATGAATCTGTTAATGTTTCTAATTTTGGGTTAATAATAGAGTTACTTTGTTTTCAAATCGGTGTGTAGAACACATCATtcacatcatttaaataataagatttaatttgtaagatttaaaatttaaaatttctttttcaaatcaaattatgtcatctAAGCACTTTACTAAATGCCGTCTACGGAccaaattaagaatataatttttcttaataatattgCTTTTGGacatttcttctattttcagcCACCGAATGCAAGCTACTGATCATAACATTCTGCTTTAGTAGCTACACCTAATTAAGTTTGAAAGGCAGAATTAGATTGGCCATCTAGTATATATCTAGGTGAGAAAAGTCAAGTTGCTGCAGCAGCCTGCAGTGGCATAGAAAACTACAAGGCAGCCAGTATCTCAAAATCTTTGATACATGTGTTTTTTGTGGAGTAGCTCAGGTATTTAACTCTATAGTTTTCAGAAATAAAATATTCGTTAAGTTCTTatctaaatttgagaatatggaTACATAAAGTAAGTcctattacatttatttttgcttgtgtgAATATTTTTACAGTATCAAATATTCAATGAAAGTTATTCACATGTTTATCTCTTTTCTACTTGAGTGCCTGAGTCTCTAAAATTTGAATAAGAATTCAAAGAGATTTTGATCCCTATCTACAGGTCGACATACAAACATGAAATTTACTTTCTGGTGaattctattataaaaaatcaaaatataaataattttttaatgctaAATTAATAAACAATCTTGTAAAtagattcttttatttaatttcgaCAGCCTGTTCCTAAAGAATATATGCATGTCGATCAATTAAAGACACAAAAATATTGAAAGCTCCGGTCTACAACTTTCTCTCTTCAATTCTCATTACACTCTAATATGGTTAAAAAAATTTCCCAATAGTCACTGTTACAATAGAAAAGGCTCAAGGCATTTGATTGGCTTTTTGTAATTTAGTCAAACAGCCATCAGACTCGAATTCAATATGAAATTAATATGCAAGTGGGTGCAAAAGGGacccacaaaaatagaatcagaCCTCACTGCTGACAACCTCACAAAATTGCCTCCATATCTAAACCTTTCAAATGTGGCACCCTCATTCTTGGCCATGGATATGTTTGTGGGACCCCTTTGTATTACTTTCTCGCCAAGCCCAAAGCACCACCCCAAGAGGCAATCCCTCCACTTTTGTCCTTGCCTGCAGCCGTCCATGCCTGCTTGAACACAGTCAACCAAGAACAGAATGACTTTAACGCACAAGCCCTTTCGCCGCATGTGCCATCCATCAAGGAATATTGCTTGCTTGCTCCCCACGCCTATTCAAACGTCTATAAATCACCTCCCGAGGCCAAAAAATGTATTGTACTCGTCCAGAGAGCTAGACATCTGAATATTATTTGGCAATGGCATCGGGATATGGTCTGGCTGAAATCTATGTGTTGAGAAAGCTGCACAAGGAGAAAATGAAGACAATGGATCAAGAGGAAGGAAAAGACAATAATATG contains:
- the LOC122309310 gene encoding probable LL-diaminopimelate aminotransferase, chloroplastic → MQYSQLSTRICVPYAVSLQPKTTWNSPKFNNEKSVGHCTRVPRNVNMEKLQSGYLFPEICMREFEHSQKYPQAGLIRLGVGDTTEPIPDIITSAMAEHAHALSTVQGYRGYGAEQGNMALRKAIAETFYRDVGVKADEVFVSDGAQCDISRLQMLMGPNVSVAVQDPSFPGYIDSSVIVGQSGMFQDENGKYENIVYMKCGRENNFFPDLSNTSRTDIIFFCSPNNPTGYAASRQQLKQLVEFAKANGSIIVYDSAYATYISDESPRSIFEIPGAKEVAIEVSSFSKFAGFTGVRLGWTVVPEELLYLNGFPVIKDYNRIVCTCFNGASSVVQAGGLACLSKDGYRALIAVVDYYMGNAGIIADAFTSLGRKVYGGKNAPYLWVHFPGMSSWDIFSEILEKTHIVTVPGRGFGPGGEEYIRVSAFGQRERILEASRRLKNLYK